The proteins below are encoded in one region of Sminthopsis crassicaudata isolate SCR6 chromosome 1, ASM4859323v1, whole genome shotgun sequence:
- the KISS1R gene encoding kiSS-1 receptor: MDWEVLLSRGWGWERLCNSSGRSGPPRLVDAWLVPLFFAALLVVGLAGNSLVIYVISKHKQMRTVTNFYIANLAATDIIFLVCCVPFTAMLYPLPSWVFGEFMCKFVSYIQQVSVQATCVTLTAMSVDRWYVTVFPLRSLRYRTLRLAFAVSLGIWVGSFLVSIPVPMYNRLTEGYWFGPQTYCIEVFPSVTHERAFILYNFLAVYLLPLLTLCVCYAAMLYQMGRPTVEPVADNNYQVQLLAERSEAMRAKVSRLVAAIVLLFAVCWGPIQLYILLQTFSPGFQRDFAAYKVKIWAHCMSYSNSSLNPVLYAFLGANFRKAFHKVCPLASRVGSASNPSANLHTELQFMSSGAPASLRQTQPEGDAPAPVAQ, encoded by the exons ATGGATTGGGAAG TCCTCCTGTCAAGGGGCTGGGGCTGGGAGCGGCTGTGCAACAGCTCGGGGCGCTCCGGACCTCCGCGCCTGGTGGACGCCTGGCTGGTACCGCTCTTCTTCGCTGCCCTCCTGGTAGTGGGCTTGGCGGGCAACTCGCTGGTCATCTACGTGATCTCAAAGCACAAGCAGATGAGGACCGTGACCAACTTCTACATCG CCAACTTGGCAGCCACAGACATCATCTTCCTGGTTTGTTGCGTGCCCTTCACGGCTATGCTCTATCCCCTTCCCAGCTGGGTCTTTGGAGAGTTCATGTGTAAGTTTGTCAGCTACATCCAGCAG GTGTCCGTCCAGGCTACTTGTGTCACCTTGACAGCCATGAGTGTGGACCGTTGGTACGTCACGGTGTTCCCCCTCCGCTCCCTACGCTACCGTACCCTGCGGCTGGCCTTTGCTGTGAGCCTGGGCATCTGGGTTG GGTCCTTCCTGGTGTCCATTCCCGTGCCCATGTACAACCGTCTCACTGAGGGCTACTGGTTTGGGCCACAGACATACTGCATCGAGGTGTTCCCATCTGTGACCCACGAGCGCGCCTTCATCCTGTACAACTTCCTGGCCGTCTACCTTCTGCCTCTTCTAACCCTGTGTGTCTGCTATGCCGCCATGCTATACCAGATGGGACGGCCCACTGTGGAGCCAGTAGCTGACAATAACTATCAG GTGCAGCTGCTAGCAGAACGTTCAGAGGCCATGAGGGCTAAGGTGTCCCGTCTAGTAGCTGCTATTGTGCTGCTCTTTGCTGTGTGCTGGGGCCCCATCCAGCTTTACATCCTACTCCAGACCTTTAGCCCTGGATTTCAACGTGACTTTGCTGCCTACAAGGTGAAGATCTGGGCACACTGCATGTCCTACAGTAATTCTTCCCTCAACCCTGTGCTTTATGCCTTCCTGGGAGCCAACTTCCGCAAGGCCTTCCATAAGGTCTGTCCTTTGGCCAGCCGTGTGGGCAGTGCTAGCAACCCCAGTGCCAATCTCCACACCGAACTGCAATTTATGTCCTCTGGGGCCCCAGCCTCGCTCCGACAGACCCAGCCGGAGGGAGATGCCCCAGCTCCGGTAGCCCAGTGA